A genomic segment from Cygnus atratus isolate AKBS03 ecotype Queensland, Australia chromosome Z, CAtr_DNAZoo_HiC_assembly, whole genome shotgun sequence encodes:
- the CER1 gene encoding cerberus: protein MSLLLLQLLVLSHLGATEPQTDSQQRKSRRPFQRLFYLDKKLLESQSFRELVGENPVEETLGQPSFFVAIPQTAGESQKQGEKKMSRFILPNAELYADQDVRTWTAPREVSPVENFSPSHYSGKRDVEPPYRKDAKKFWDHFMLRKNSASEEVVLPIKTNEMHQETCRTLPFSQGIAHESCEKVMVQNNLCFGKCSSFHVPGPEDRLYTFCSQCMPTKFSMKRLDLNCTSSVPVVKEVMIVEECKCEIQKIKDPVLESQQSDLHENVHEQN, encoded by the exons ATGTCACTGCTTCTCCTTCAGCTGCTAGTGCTCTCACATCTTGGAGCCACAGAGCCACAGACAGAttcacagcaaaggaaaagcagaagaccATTTCAGCGGCTTTTCTACCTGGACAAAAAGCTGCTTGAGAGTCAAAGTTTTCGTGAGCTGGTGGGGGAAAACCCAGTTGAGGAAACTCTGGGACAACCAAGTTTTTTTGTAGCAATTCCACAGACAGCAGGAGAGAGTCAGaagcaaggagagaaaaaaatgtcgAGATTCATCCTTCCTAATGCAGAACTCTATGCAGACCAAGATGTTAGAACCTGGACAGCACCCAGAGAGGTCTCTCCTGTGGAAAACTTCTCTCCATCCCACTATTCCGGCAAGAGGGACGTTGAACCTCCCTATAGAAAAGATGCCAAGAAATTCTGGGACCACTTCATGTTAAGGAAAAATTCAGCTTCTGAAGAGGTTGTCCTGCCAATCAAGACTAATGAAATGCACCAAGAAACCTGCAGAACCCTGCCTTTTTCCCAG ggtATTGCTCATGAGAGCTGTGAGAAGGTGATGGTACAGAATAATCTGTGTTTTGGAAAGTGTAGTTCCTTTCATGTTCCTGGTCCAGAAGATCGTCTTTATACCTTTTGTTCTCAGTGCATGCCCACCAAGTTTTCCATGAAGCGCTTGGATCTCAACTGCACCAGTTCTGTCCCAGTGGTCAAAGAAGTCATGATTGTGGAAGAGTGTAAATGCGAGATTCAGAAGATTAAAGATCCTGTGCTTGAATCTCAACAGTCAGATTTGCATGAAAATGTACATGAGCAAAATTAA